The Devosia sp. YIM 151766 genome includes a region encoding these proteins:
- a CDS encoding UbiA family prenyltransferase yields the protein MSTDSVTAIAIDSRMTEAAPLVLDVDGALLRTDLLHESAIAYVKINPLGLIFLVWWLIQGKAVLKRKLAERVRLDIEHLPINTELEAYARLAHDNGRTICLATAADELLAIKLAQRFDFISFVIASNGRRNLKGLAKAFALKEQFPNGFVYAGDSRSDLHVWTAATSIVLAGANSATSRQARALGKPVEADFPRPRLGLRGWVKALRLHQWAKNVLVFMPLVLGGLFTDLTAWTNAALAFLALGILASATYLVNDIWDIEDDRRHWTKRHRPLASGLMTVKQAVIVTPLAFVVSLALGAMVGPAVVAVLLAYLVLTLCYSFGFKRKPVLDAFTLASLFTLRLILGIAAVGVVASPWLLVFSMFLFTSLSFAKRQTEVLRLMEKKQDTGDKIFGRGYFVADAPFILAMGVSCGMASILIMVLYLTQDALLVDFYGNADWLWAIPAILFLWLSRIWMLCQRGELLDDPVVFAMRDPKSLMLCAGLGLFFAMACLGVPY from the coding sequence ATGAGCACCGACAGTGTTACCGCTATAGCCATTGATAGCCGCATGACGGAGGCGGCGCCTTTGGTGTTGGACGTCGATGGTGCTTTGCTGCGCACGGATTTGCTGCATGAGTCCGCGATTGCTTATGTTAAGATCAATCCGTTAGGCCTTATATTTCTGGTTTGGTGGCTGATCCAAGGCAAGGCTGTATTGAAGCGTAAATTGGCCGAGCGCGTACGGCTCGATATCGAGCATCTGCCAATCAATACCGAATTGGAAGCGTATGCGCGCCTCGCACATGACAATGGCCGAACCATCTGCCTGGCAACCGCCGCTGATGAATTGCTGGCCATAAAATTAGCCCAGCGCTTCGACTTCATTAGCTTCGTCATTGCAAGCAATGGCCGCAGAAATCTCAAGGGACTCGCCAAGGCATTCGCCTTGAAGGAGCAGTTTCCCAATGGCTTCGTCTATGCCGGCGACAGTCGGTCCGATCTGCACGTTTGGACCGCCGCAACCAGCATCGTGCTCGCCGGCGCCAACTCGGCCACTAGCCGCCAAGCGCGAGCGCTTGGTAAGCCGGTGGAAGCTGATTTTCCACGTCCTCGCCTGGGCTTGCGGGGCTGGGTCAAGGCCCTGCGGCTGCATCAATGGGCCAAGAATGTCCTGGTCTTTATGCCGCTGGTACTAGGCGGTCTCTTTACCGATCTGACTGCCTGGACAAATGCGGCATTGGCGTTTCTTGCCCTGGGTATTCTTGCCTCAGCGACCTACTTGGTCAATGATATTTGGGACATCGAGGATGACCGTCGGCATTGGACCAAGCGCCATCGTCCGCTGGCCAGCGGACTGATGACGGTCAAGCAGGCTGTTATCGTCACTCCGCTGGCCTTTGTCGTCAGTCTGGCCCTGGGGGCCATGGTCGGTCCCGCAGTGGTTGCGGTGCTTCTGGCCTATCTAGTACTCACCTTGTGCTACTCCTTCGGCTTCAAGCGCAAGCCAGTGCTCGATGCCTTCACGCTGGCCTCGCTATTCACCTTGCGGCTGATCCTTGGCATCGCGGCGGTGGGAGTGGTCGCATCGCCCTGGCTGCTGGTATTTTCCATGTTCCTGTTCACCTCTTTGTCCTTCGCCAAGCGACAGACGGAAGTACTGCGCCTGATGGAGAAAAAACAGGATACGGGCGACAAGATTTTTGGCCGGGGCTATTTCGTCGCGGATGCCCCCTTTATCTTGGCCATGGGCGTATCGTGCGGCATGGCGTCGATTCTGATCATGGTGCTCTATCTGACCCAGGATGCCTTGCTGGTGGATTTCTACGGCAACGCGGACTGGCTATGGGCCATTCCCGCCATATTGTTTCTGTGGCTGTCGCGCATCTGGATGCTGTGCCAACGCGGCGAGTTGCTTGATGACCCGGTGGTCTTCGCCATGCGCGATCCGAAGAGCCTGATGCTCTGCGCCGGCCTTGGTCTGTTCTTCGCCATGGCATGTCTGGGCGTACCCTACTGA